The Gammaproteobacteria bacterium genome window below encodes:
- a CDS encoding type 1 glutamine amidotransferase domain-containing protein, translating to MKILMVLTSHDQLGDTGKKTGFWLEEFAAPYYVFKDANTEITLASPKGGQPPLDPKSDGPGAQTEAVKRFKQDNDAQAVLANTICLSEILPSDYDAVFYPGGHGPLWDLAEDVDSIALIEAMHQSGKPVAAVCHAPGVLRHTKNSDGSPLVDGKSVTGFSNSEEDAVKLSEIVPFLVENELKAKGGIYSSVDEWHPYTVTDGNLITGQNPASSYPAAGALLEMIKT from the coding sequence ATGAAAATTCTTATGGTACTTACATCGCATGATCAGCTAGGTGATACTGGAAAGAAAACTGGATTTTGGTTAGAGGAATTTGCAGCCCCGTACTATGTATTCAAAGATGCAAATACAGAGATTACACTTGCATCACCGAAAGGCGGGCAGCCACCTTTGGACCCCAAAAGTGATGGGCCAGGCGCCCAAACAGAAGCAGTCAAAAGATTCAAACAAGATAATGATGCTCAAGCAGTATTAGCAAATACCATTTGCTTATCTGAAATTTTGCCAAGTGATTATGATGCGGTATTTTATCCTGGAGGGCATGGACCTCTATGGGACTTGGCAGAAGATGTGGATTCAATAGCATTGATTGAAGCGATGCATCAATCTGGGAAACCGGTTGCTGCAGTATGTCACGCACCGGGAGTACTTCGACACACTAAAAATTCTGATGGATCACCATTAGTTGATGGGAAATCGGTAACAGGCTTTAGTAATTCTGAAGAGGACGCAGTCAAACTTTCTGAGATAGTGCCTTTTCTAGTTGAAAACGAGTTAAAGGCTAAAGGTGGAATCTATTCCAGTGTTGATGAATGGCATCCATATACTGTCACCGATGGCAACCTGATTACCGGCCAAAATCCAGCCTCATCATATCCTGCTGCGGGTGCTTTGTTAGAGATGATTAAGACATAG
- a CDS encoding DUF1851 domain-containing protein: MLDKYILDQSQFDWSTILKTWHWLLPTEFTVWFMNRFGDLFIVTDNGSVCHLHMDDGVYNEVAANKDLFSNVIDEGNNANEWLYIPLVDKLVSSEVHLQESECYGFIKPPVVGGDYTLENIKPISVSDYISYLGTFYEQIRDLPDGAKIEFRVTD, translated from the coding sequence ATGCTAGATAAATACATACTAGATCAGTCTCAATTTGATTGGTCAACAATACTGAAGACATGGCATTGGTTGCTGCCCACAGAATTTACAGTGTGGTTTATGAATCGTTTTGGAGACTTATTTATCGTCACAGATAATGGGTCTGTATGCCACTTACACATGGACGATGGTGTCTACAATGAAGTGGCAGCTAATAAAGATTTATTTTCAAACGTTATAGATGAAGGTAATAATGCAAACGAATGGTTATATATCCCTCTGGTAGATAAATTAGTTTCTAGTGAAGTTCATTTACAGGAAAGTGAATGCTACGGTTTTATCAAACCTCCTGTAGTTGGTGGAGATTACACATTGGAAAATATTAAACCTATTTCTGTATCTGACTATATTTCGTATCTGGGTACATTTTACGAGCAAATTAGAGATTTGCCTGATGGTGCAAAGATAGAGTTTAGAGTAACTGACTAA
- a CDS encoding sulfate transporter, with amino-acid sequence MNRILTIFFLLLITMNVVLAEDESFITLSSTTSTDNSGLLEYLIPKFKNKTGIDVRVIAVGTGRALLLGERGDADIVLVHHQISEEEFVESGFGIDRRDVMYNDYVIVGPKNDPADINELKHAADAFKLISQHQVPFVSRGDNSGTHKKEIELWSLANVDAVKHSGDWYREAGAGMGATLNIANGMSAYTMTDRGTWLSFKNRDDLTLLFENDPPLFNQYGVILVNPDRHGHIKYLHAKQFSDWLISNEGQQAIADYTLEDQQLFFPNARHEIATVETD; translated from the coding sequence ATGAATAGGATTTTAACCATCTTTTTTCTATTGCTCATCACGATGAATGTGGTACTTGCCGAGGATGAATCATTTATTACTCTTTCTTCAACTACGTCTACTGATAATTCTGGTTTGTTGGAATATTTAATTCCTAAGTTTAAAAACAAAACCGGTATCGATGTGCGTGTCATTGCAGTAGGAACCGGTCGAGCACTTCTATTGGGTGAACGAGGAGATGCAGATATTGTATTAGTGCATCATCAAATATCTGAAGAAGAATTTGTAGAGAGCGGCTTTGGAATAGACCGCCGCGATGTCATGTATAACGACTACGTGATAGTAGGACCCAAAAATGATCCTGCAGATATTAATGAGTTAAAACATGCAGCAGACGCATTTAAGTTAATTAGTCAGCACCAAGTTCCTTTTGTATCGCGCGGAGATAACAGCGGCACACATAAAAAAGAAATAGAGTTATGGTCACTTGCTAACGTAGACGCTGTTAAGCACAGCGGCGACTGGTATCGTGAAGCAGGTGCCGGCATGGGGGCTACCCTTAATATTGCCAACGGCATGAGTGCCTATACCATGACAGATCGCGGTACGTGGTTATCGTTCAAAAACCGTGATGACCTCACCTTACTATTTGAAAATGACCCCCCGTTATTTAATCAATACGGCGTGATCTTGGTAAACCCAGATCGACATGGGCATATTAAATACCTACACGCTAAACAGTTTTCTGACTGGCTCATTTCAAACGAAGGCCAACAAGCCATTGCAGACTATACATTGGAAGATCAGCAATTGTTTTTTCCTAACGCACGGCATGAAATTGCTACAGTTGAGACTGATTAG
- a CDS encoding ATP-binding cassette domain-containing protein — MNEVNALPLQVNNLQITKNGNALLSDVTLSIESNDVTVILGPNGAGKSLLLRSAHGLETLSKGSLQWNTHTPQPQHSWRAYIFQKPVLLRRSVRANLEYVLSLHNINKAEYTSLIDTALEHTGLSQLADRNARVLSGGEQQRLNIARAWVLQPKVILLDEPTAELDPNGTAAIERLIKTIAQQGTKIIMSTHDLGQAHRLANDIVFLHQGKLVEHTPAKSFFEQPQSKMAQDFIAGKLLNGD, encoded by the coding sequence ATGAATGAAGTAAATGCTTTGCCTTTGCAGGTGAATAATCTGCAAATTACTAAAAATGGTAATGCTCTATTAAGCGATGTCACGCTCTCGATAGAATCTAATGATGTAACCGTTATTCTTGGCCCGAATGGTGCTGGCAAAAGCCTGTTATTACGCTCAGCACATGGTTTAGAAACGCTTTCTAAAGGTTCTTTGCAATGGAATACACATACCCCTCAACCACAACATTCTTGGCGTGCCTATATTTTCCAAAAACCAGTATTATTGCGCCGCAGTGTGCGCGCTAATCTTGAATATGTGCTATCCCTACATAATATCAACAAGGCCGAATACACTTCATTGATAGATACAGCACTAGAACATACTGGATTAAGCCAACTGGCGGATCGCAATGCGCGCGTGTTATCAGGAGGAGAGCAACAACGCCTCAACATCGCTCGTGCATGGGTATTACAGCCCAAAGTGATTCTGCTAGACGAACCCACTGCAGAATTAGACCCCAATGGGACTGCGGCTATTGAACGTTTAATCAAGACAATTGCCCAACAAGGCACTAAAATAATCATGTCGACTCACGACTTAGGCCAGGCACATAGATTAGCTAATGACATCGTATTTTTACATCAAGGAAAATTAGTCGAGCACACGCCCGCTAAATCTTTTTTTGAACAGCCACAAAGCAAAATGGCACAGGACTTTATTGCAGGAAAATTACTAAATGGAGATTAG